AAGCGATGAATTTTCACACGACCATCTCCAGTTGCCGCACTGCCGAATCGAAGCCCCGCGATGCAACCTTAACAGGCAGGCCAACCGTTGGCCAGCGCCCTGCCCGCTCCCGGGTCCGGAAACGAGGCGCAGCCCCCGGCATGATGGCTGTCTTCGGTCCGCGCCGTTGATGCACGGGAAACTTGAGCCCGCGATGGGGGCGCTTGAGAGGCCGAAGCATCCGGAGCGCGTATCCGATCACCTGGATCAAGTGTCTCGTACGTCTTTGCGTGGTCATCGGGCGCGTTCGCGCCAGGCGGCGAGCACCTCGGCCTCGCGCGCCGCCTCTAATCCGCTGCGCAGCGCATCGGTCCGGTCCTGCGGCAGCGTCTTCCACCAGTCGAGCGTGTCGCGCACCGTCTCGGAGAGGGGACGCAGGACCATGCCGTCGGACAGGGCGCGGTCGACGCGGATGGTGCCGACGCCGGCCTCCTCGTAGGTGGGGATCCAGCAGGGCAGGTCGCTCCAGGCCTGGACCTGGTTCTCGGCCAGGAAGTCGCGGCCCACCCAGGTGAAGGTGGCGTCGGAGCCGGAGACGGCGCGGCAGGTCTCGAGCAACTCGCCCATCGTCAGCTCGCCCGGGGGCGAGACGGCGTTGTGCAGGCCGACGAGGCGCTTCTCCAGGCCCAGGACCAGGAAGTCCGCCAGGTCGCGCACGTCGATGATCTGCACGGCCTCGGCCGGGCCCTCCGGAGCCAGGACCTCGCCGCCGCGGGCCACGCGCACCGGCCAGTAGGTGAAGCGGTCGCTGCCGTCCAGGGGGCCGACGATCAGGCCGGGGCGGACGTTCCAGACGCGGCCGGGCATGGCCTCGGCGGCGGCCTGCTCGCAGAGGGCCTTGAGCGGGCCGTAGGTCTCGGCCGTGATCTCCTCGACCGTCGGGTCGGGCAGCGTGCCGACGGCCGACTTCTCGTTCAGGCCCACCTGGTTGAAGTCGCCGTAGACCGAGATGGTCGAGATGAAGACGTAGTGCTGGACGTGGTCGCGCAGCAGTTCGGCGGACATCTTCACGATGCGCGGGACGTAGCCGCTGGTGTCGATGACGGCGTCCCAGTCGCGGCCGCGCAGGGCGTCGAGCTTGCCGTCGCGGTCGCCCTCGAGCTTCTCGAGGTCGGGGAAGAGCTTCGGGTTCGACTTGCCGCGGTTGAAGAGCGTCACCTCGTGGCCGCGCGCCAGGGCGGCCTTGACGGTGTGCGGGCCCAGGAAGCGCGTGCCGCCCAGCACCAGGATGCGCAGGCGGTGGTCGCTGCGCATCTGCGTGAAGGAAGCGGCCGCCGTCCGCGGCGCGAGCGAGCCGGCCGCCGCGAGCGCGCCGGCCGCCAGGGTGGTCCTCAGGAAATCGCGTCGGTCCATGCTCATGTCGGGGTCTCCTGTCGTTTCAAGGCCAGCCGCCGCTGCGCGGCGCCCAGGGCCAGGCCCAGGGCTCCCCACAGCACGGCGACCGGCACGGTCGATACGGCGAGACCGGCCAGGCCCAAACCCGCCCGTCCCAGGACAGTGTACAACGAGGCGCCCAGGGCGTCGCCGCCCCGGTAGACGAAGGTGTCGAGGAAGCTCTTGGACTTGAACCGCTGCTCCCGCGACACCACGGTGAACAGCGTCTCGCGCGCCGGGTGCATCAGCGCGTAGTTGGCTGCGCGGCGCAGGATCTGGAAGACCGCCAGGACAGTCAGGGTGGGCACGGCGCCCAGGACGGCGAAGCCGGCGGCGGTCAGCGCCGGCACGATCAGCAGCGTGCCGCCGACGCCCAGCCGCGGGATCAGCCGGCCGGCCACGCCCAGCTGCAGCAACAGGGTCAGGCCGTTCACGGCCGCGTCGATGCGGGCGAAGATCGCGGCGCGGGCCTCGCGGCCGACCGCGGCGGCGTCGACGATGTTCGCCTGGGCGAAGTAGAGGATCGTCGAGGACACGGTGTAGAGCACCAGGTACAGCGCGACGCCGAGCAGGTAGGGGGAGCGCGCGGTCGCGACGATCCCGCCCAGGGGGCCGGCGCGCCGCGGCGCGTCGCAGATCTCGGTCTCGGACGCTTCGCCCTCGGCGCGGGCCGGCAGGCGCGCCGGCAGCGCGCGCAGGCAGCGCACGGCCAGCTCCAGCATCGCCGCCGAGAGCAGCAGCAGGTCGGCGCGGCCCACG
The genomic region above belongs to bacterium and contains:
- a CDS encoding twin-arginine translocation signal domain-containing protein, with the translated sequence MSMDRRDFLRTTLAAGALAAAGSLAPRTAAASFTQMRSDHRLRILVLGGTRFLGPHTVKAALARGHEVTLFNRGKSNPKLFPDLEKLEGDRDGKLDALRGRDWDAVIDTSGYVPRIVKMSAELLRDHVQHYVFISTISVYGDFNQVGLNEKSAVGTLPDPTVEEITAETYGPLKALCEQAAAEAMPGRVWNVRPGLIVGPLDGSDRFTYWPVRVARGGEVLAPEGPAEAVQIIDVRDLADFLVLGLEKRLVGLHNAVSPPGELTMGELLETCRAVSGSDATFTWVGRDFLAENQVQAWSDLPCWIPTYEEAGVGTIRVDRALSDGMVLRPLSETVRDTLDWWKTLPQDRTDALRSGLEAAREAEVLAAWRERAR
- a CDS encoding MFS transporter, giving the protein MITRWIVRLTPVRREESAAVLLSAAYFFCVLCGYYILRPLREEMGIAGGVDGLPRLYLVNLGIMLLAAPLFGLLVDRFPRRVFVPAAYRFFIANLLVFWALLRWPPAGSDLALGRVFYVWVSVFNMWVVSLFWAVMADGWNLERSKRLFGFIAVGGSAGGLAGAGLTALLVGSVGRADLLLLSAAMLELAVRCLRALPARLPARAEGEASETEICDAPRRAGPLGGIVATARSPYLLGVALYLVLYTVSSTILYFAQANIVDAAAVGREARAAIFARIDAAVNGLTLLLQLGVAGRLIPRLGVGGTLLIVPALTAAGFAVLGAVPTLTVLAVFQILRRAANYALMHPARETLFTVVSREQRFKSKSFLDTFVYRGGDALGASLYTVLGRAGLGLAGLAVSTVPVAVLWGALGLALGAAQRRLALKRQETPT